ACGTACAGGCAGATGTCGCTCTCCGGGTCGTCGGCCGAGAGCACGAGCAGCTGGGCAACGAGCCGGTTGGCGCTGTCGTCGTCGACCGGCTCCCCGAGGAGCAGGATCCGCTGGTCGAGCAGGCGGTCGAACGCCGACGGCGGGTGGGAGGTGAGGTGGTCATGGCGGCAGTGTCCCCGCAGACGACGCCGCCGCGACCCGTCTCCGCTGCAGGCAGAACAGGACGTGAGGTCCGGCGGCGTGGTGGCCGGGTCCGCCGGTCAGACGGTGGGGACGACCACCCCGTGGATCGGCGGCATGCCGCGCTCGCCGGCCATCGTCTGCAGCAGCTCCTCCACCCCGCCGAGGCCGACCGTTGCCCGGTCGAGCTGCTCGAAGGGGTAGCGACCGGAGGCGAGCAGGTCGAGCGCCGCCCGGTAGGCGACCACGTCGACGCCCAGCGCGCCTTCGATGCGCAGCTCCTTGTAGACGACGTGGTCGGGCTCGAACCCGGGCGCGCCGCCGCCGCCCCGGGTGCCGGCGATCACGATCCGCCCGCCGGTGGCGGCGAGCTGCACCGCCTGCGCCACCACCTGCGGCGCCTTGGCGGTCACGTCCACGATCACGCTCGCACCCGGCCGCCCGGTGGCGGAGCGGAACGCCTCCACCGGGTCCTGCTCGGTGATGTCCACGACCAGGTCGGCGCCGAAGGACGGGGCCGCATCGAGGCGGGGGCGGTCGCGCTCGCCGGCGCCGGTGACCATGACGAACTCGGCGCCCGCCTCCTTGGCCGCCACCGCCGCCGACAGCCCTCGCACCCCGCAGCCGAGCACAGCCACGGCGTCGCCCGGGCCGGTGCCCGGCACCGTGGCGCCCCAGCGGATGCCGGCGCCGAGCGGGTTGAACAGCGTCGCCACCACCGGATCGAGCCCGTCGGGAACGGGCAGCACCATGGAGTCGGGCCCGAGGTACTGGTGGGTGGCGTAGCCGCCCCACAGCCCCGGCCCGGTGTTGACCGACACGAAGCCGTACATGGTGGCCAGCCCGTTGCGCTCGCAGCGCCGGTACGCGCCGGAACGGCAGGCGTCGCACTCGCGGCACGACTGGAAGACCTCCACCGCCACCCGCTGGCCTTGCGACACCCCCCAGCGCTCGGCCGCCACCGGCCCGATCTCCTCGATCACGCCCACCGCCTCGTGGCCGGGGACGAACGCGTGCCCCGGGTGCAGCTGGCCGCTGTACTGCTCGTGGTCGGTGCCGCAGAGCCCGCACGCCTCCACCCGCAGGAGGGCGTCGTCCTCGCCGATGTCCGGCAGCGGCAGGGTCCTCGGCACGAGCGTGTGCGGGCGCTCCAGCACCATGGCGGTGGCGTTCATCGTTTCCCCCTGTGGCCGGGCCGGCGGTGAAGCAAAGACATCCATCTGTTGCATGTCTCGCCGGGGCGATCCTACGCTCGACCGACCACCTCCGCAGGAGCGAGCCCGTGACGACCCTGACCCCGTCGATGATCCCCGACCTCTTCTCACCCGAGGTCACCGCCGACCCGCACCCGGCCTACGCCCGGCTTCGGGACCTCGGCCCGGTGTACGACGAGCGCAACGACGTGTGGCTGCTCGCCCGTCACCCCGACGTGCTCGACGCGCTGCACCGGCCGACGGTGTTCTCCTCCGAGCGATGACCGCAGACGAGACCGCGCCGGCGTGGCAGTACGCCGACGTGTGGGACGTGATCGCCGAGTGCCGGCCCGGTGCCGCCGCGCTGATCCACGGCGATCGGCGCACGACGTGGGCTGAGTTCCGGGATCGCGCCGCTCGGCTCGGGCGGTCGCTGGTCTCGGGCGGTGCGGCCCGAGGCGATCGCGTGGCGCAGTACCTCTACAACTGCCCCGAGTACCTGGAGGTGTCCTACGCCACCTACCAGGCCGGCCTCACCCCGGTGAACACCAACTACCGGTACCGGGCCGACGAGCTGCGGTACCTGTGGGACAACGCTGACGCCGTGGCCGTGGTCTTCCACGGGTCCTTCGCCGACACCGTCGACCAGGTCCGCGCCGACGTGCCCACGGTGCGCCGCTGGCTGTGGGTCGACGACGGCGGCGGCGACTGCCCGCCGTGGGCGGAGCCGTACGAGGACGTGGTGGGCGCCGGCGCCGACGGCCCGTACCGGGCGCCGTGGGGGCGCAGCGGCGACGACATCGTGATGATCTACACCGGCGGCACCACCGGGATGCCCAAGGGCGTGATGTGGCTCCACGACGACATGTACCGGTCCTTCAACGCCATCGGTGATCCGGACGTCGCCGACCTCGAGGCCATCCGCGCCCGGCTCGCCGCCGGCGGCGACCCTCCGGTGGGCATCCCCGCCTCCCCGCTCATGCACGCCACCGGCTACATGTTCGCCAAGAGCATGCTCGTGCAGGGCGGCACCGTCGTCACCCTGCCCGACCGCCGCTTCGACGCGACCGCGCTGCTCGACGCCATCGACCGGGAGGGCGTGACGGCGATGGCCATCGTCGGCGACGCCTTCGCCCTGCCAATGCTCGAGGCCCTCGACGCCGCTACGGGGCGGTGGGACCTGTCGTCGCTGCAGCTGCTGGTGTCGGCGGGCGTCATGTGGAGCGCCGAGGTGAAGGCCGGCCTGGCCCGGCACCTGCCCACGACGCTGTTCGCCGACCTCCTCGGCTCCACCGAGGCCCACGGGCTCGGCTCGTCGGTCTCCGGCGCCGGCACCGATCCCTCGACGGCGACGTTCTCCCTCGGCGCCCACGCCATGGTCATCGACCCGGATGCGGGAACGGTGGTCGGGCCGGGCGGCACCGGGATGGTCGCAGTCGCCGGGCCGTGCCCCATCGGCTACCACAAGGACCCGGAGAAGACCGCGGCCACCTTCCGCATCGTCGACGGCCAGCGCGTGTCGGTGCCCGGCGACTGGGCCCGGGTCGAGGGCGACGGCCGGATCACCCTGCTGGGCCGCGGGTCGCTGTGCATCAACACCGCCGGGGAGAAGGTGTTCCCCGAGGAGGTGGAGGAGGCGCTCGAGACCCATCCGGCGGTGCGCGACTCCACCGTCGTCGGCGTCCCCGACACCAAGTACGGGCAGGCGGTCGCGGCCGTGGTCGCGCTGCGCGACGGCGCCGACGTCACCCCCGACGAGCTGATCGCCCACGTCAAGGGCCGCCTCGCCGGCTACAAGGCGCCCCGCCACGTGGTGGTGGTGCCCGACGTCGGTCGGGCCCCCAACGGCAAGGCCGACTACGCCGGCGCCAAGCGCCTCGTGCTCGACCACCTCGGCGACGCCCCCTGACCGAGCGCCGGCCCGGCACGCCCTATGGTCGCTGCATGCCGGCCGGAGCGGGTCGACCCCGTGGCGAGCAGGAGGTCAAGCACGCGGTCCTCGAGGCGGCGTCGGCGCTGTTCGCCGAGAAGGGCCCGTCGGCGACGTCGCTGCGCGAGATCGCCCAGGCGGCCGGCGTCAACCACGGGCTGATCCACCGCCACTTCGGGTCCAAGCAGCGCTTGGTCCGGGCGGTGCACGACCACCTCGCCGCGCGGCTCGCGTCCACGGAGCCGTTCCGGGAGGCGTCCGTGCCCGCTGCGCTCGACGCCTTCCACGCCCTGGAGGGCAACCGCACCTACTGGATGGTGCTCACCCGGGCGATGCTCGACGGCGAGCTGGCCGACGTCCTCGGCTCCGACCTCGCCGGCGGCCACCGGATGGTGGAGACCCTGCGGGACGCCCTCGGCGACGAGGCGCCGGTGGACGCCAGCGATCTCATGGCCATGGCGTTCGCCTTCTCCTTCGGCTGGCTGCTGCTGCGCGATTTCATCCAGGCCGCCACGGGCGCCGGTGACGACGTGCCCGAGCAGTGGTTCGCGGCCATGGCCACCCTGCTCGAGCGCCAGGGCCGGCCAGCCCACTGACGCGCCCGGCGCCGACCCCGCCGTCTGTCCGCTCGCCGGCGGCGAGGACCGCGGAGACGCGGGAGGCGGTGGCCTTGCGGGCTGTGTAGACGAGCGTCTACACTTGCCGCGTCCGGGGGCCGGGGGGTCCCGTCACGTTCGAGGAGGACCTGATGGCCCACACGCTCGAGTTCGCCGCCGACGACCTGTTGGCCACCCATCCGATCGAGGAGCCGCTGATCGCTGGCGGCGTCCGCTGCCACGGGGGGTTCCTCGCCGACGGCACCTACGTCTCGCCCCGCACCGCGGTGCGCGGCCCGGCGATCGCCGCCTGGCAGGAGCAGCACCGCACGACATTCGGCACCGAGATCCTGCACGCCCCGGTGGAGACCTGGCCGCCCGGCTACCCGAGCGTCGAGCAGGCGCGGTTCCTGCTCCGCAACGGCGTGCGCGAGCCGATCATCGCGACGTTGTCCCGCATCGGGACCGTCGAGGGCTTCGGCGCCATGATCCGGTTCCTCGCCCCGGCCGACATGCAGAGGTTCTTCGACGACGACATCCGCGGCACGGCGATGGACCACCTGGCCAAGGGCCTGGTCGAGGCGCACGCCCGCGACGAGGCCGGCTACGGCGACGAGGCCGGGCACGACCGCATGTGGTACGCCACCCGCGACATCGCCTTCGAGAACCCGGTCACCCACGACGAGACGGCGCTGATGATGCAGCGCATGGGCATCTCCTTCGGCGCCCAGCCCGATCCCGACGGTGCCCGCCAGCGGTTCATGGGCAAGCGGGCCTTCGAGGACCTCGACCTGGGCCTGGAGCTGCTGATCTCCACGATGCTGCGGGTGCTGTTCGTGGAGATCAAGGCGTTCCACACGTTCGCCTGGGCCGAGGAGCTGCTCTCCGACACCGAGCTCGTCGCCGGCGAGGGCGAGGCCGCCCGCATCGTGTCGTACATCCGGGCCGACGAGACCCCGCACGTGGAGTACCTGCGCACCGCGCTCACCGAGATGCGCGACCGCACCTTCATCGGCGAGTCCGGTCGCAAGTACCCCGGCACCGACATCATCGGGCCGATGTGGGACGCATCGCTGGAGGAGTCGCTCGGCCTGCTCGAGGACCAGAACCGGGCCGCCACGGTTGCCGAGCTCGAGCACACCCTCGCCTCGCACCCGAAGGGCGCCGACCTGCTCGCCGAGTTCCACCACCTCGAGATCGCCGGAGCCGGCGCGTGACCCTGACGCCGCCGGCGATCGACAAGGACGCGCTGCGCCGCCGCTATCGGGCCGAGCGCGACAAGCGCCTCCGCCGGGAGGGCAGGGCGCAGTACCGGCGCCTGGCCGGCGAGCTGGTGCGCGACCCGTACCTGCCCGTGCAACCGCGGGAGCCGGTGACCGACCACGTCACGTTCACCTTCGTGGGCGGCGGGTTCGCCGGGCTCGTCACCGGCGCTCGCCTCGCGGAGGCCGGCGTGGGCGACGTGCGCATCCTCGACAAGGCCGGCGACTTCGGCGGCACCTGGTACTGGAACCGCTACCCGGGCGCCCAGTGCGACACCGCCTCCTTCGTCTACCTCCCGCTGCTGGAGGAGACCGGGCACATGCCCACCGAGAAGTACGCCCACGCCCCCGAGATCCTCGAGCACTGCCGCCGGATCGGCCGCCAGTACGGGCTGTACGATAACGCCCTGTTCCACACCGAGGTCACCGAGCTGCGCTGGGACGACACGGCGCAGGTCTGGGTCGTCTCCACCGACCGGGGCGACCGGTTCACCACCCAGTTCCTCGGCGTCGGCACCGGCCCGCTCCACGTGGCCAAGCTCCCGGACATCCCCGGCATCGAGACCTTCCGGGGGCACTCGTTCCACACCAGCCGCTGGGACTACGCCTACAGCGGGGGCGGCCCCGACGGCTCGCCCATGACGGGCCTGGCCGACAAGCGGGTCGCCATCATCGGCACCGGCGCCACAGCCGTGCAGTGCGTGCCCCAGGTCGCCCGCGACGCCGCCGAGCTGTACGTGTTCCAGCGCACGCCCTCGTCGGTCGATGTCCGCGGCAACGCACCCACCGACCCGGAGTGGTTCGCCAGCATCGCCACGCCCGGCTGGCAGAAGCGCTGGCTGGAGAACTTCACCGCCAACACCATGGGCGGCTTCGGCGGCGCCGACGAGGACCTCGTCGCCGACGGCTGGACCGACATCTCCCGCCGGGTCAAGGCCAAGGTCATGGCCCGGATGGCCGAGGGGGGAGCTTTCGACGCCGACGCCCTCCTCGACGCGTTCGAGGACGCCGACTTCGAGAAGATGGAGGAGATCCGGGCCCGGGTCGACGCCGTCGTCGACGACCCGGCCACCGCCGAGGCGCTTAAGGCGTGGTACGGGCAGCTGTGCCTGCGGGCCGGGGCCCCCGGCCGCATGCTCGGCGCCGGGGACGGCGACGACGAGGGCAGCCGGCGTTCGCTCTACGTGCCGGGATCACCGGAGTGCACGCCCGGCTACTACAACAACGAGGGCCAGCCGGCCACGACGGCGCAGCGGGCGAACGTCCTCGGCTTCCCCGGCGGCCCGCTCGCCTTCTTCCAGAACATCGAGGGCTGGCCGCACCTCCGGCGACTTCGCCGGCCTCGAGATGGCCTGAGCGGGTTAGGCGCTGGCGGACAGCTCGAAGCCCCGGTAGCCGGCGGCGGCTGCGTCCCGGCACGACGCCAGGTACAGCTGCAGCCCGCCCGGCCAGTTGAGCATCTCGCGGGGCTTGCCCGGGATGTTGGCGCCCATGTACCACGAGTCGGCCCGGGGGAACAGGGTCATCTCGGCGATGCCGTGCACCATGGCCCGCCACTCCTCCTCGGCATCGGCCGTGGGCTCGATGCGGGTCGTGCCCGTGTCGCGCAGGTGGGTCATCAGCTCGACCACCCAGTCGCCCTGGACCTCGGCGCACGTCGGGCCGTTGCAGAACCCGGAGGGGCTCTGCGGGCCGTACAGGTAGACGAGGTTGGGGAAGCCGTGGCTGGCCAGGCCGAGGTGGGTGCGCACGCCGCCGGCCCAGTGGTCCCGGAGGCTCTCGCCGTCGGATCCGCGCAGGTCGATGCTGACCAGCCCGCCGGTGACCGCATCGAACCCCGTGGCCATCACCAGGAGGTCACAGGGGTGCTCGCCGTCGGTGGTGCGCACCCCGGTGGTGGTGATCGCCTCGATCGGCGTGGCCCGCAGGTCGACCAGGTCGACGTTGTCCTGGTTGAAGGCGTCGAAGTACCACTGCTCGAGCGAGGGGCGCTTCACGCCGAAGGGGTGGGGTGGCTCGGTGGGGGCGAGGATCTCGGCGACGGCCGGGTCGTGCACCCGCTCGTGGACCTTGGACCGCCAGAAGTCGTATGCGGTGCGGTTGGCCGCCTCGTCGATGAGCAGGTCGGAGTAGCCGCCGGCCCAGAAGGCGAAGCCGCCTTCCTGCCAGAGCCGCTCGTAGGTCTCCAGCCGCTCGGCCTCGGAGACGTCGAAGGTGTTCACCCCGCGCTCGGGGTAGGCGAAGCCGCTGTTGGTCTGGGTGCGGCGCTCGAAGATCTCCGGGTAGTGGGCCTTGGCCTCGTCCTGCCCCTCCCGGGTGAGCCGGCGCTGCTGCATGGCCAGGGCGAGGATGGGCGTGCGCTGGAACACGGTGACGTGCTCGGCCACCCGGGCCGCCTCCTGGATCACCTGCACGCCGCTGGCCCCCGTGCCCACCACGGCGACGTTGCGGCCGGTGAGGTCGACGCCGCCCTGGGGCCAGTGGGCGGTGTGGGACCACTCGCCGGCGAAGGTGTCCAGGCCGGGGAAGTCGGGGACGTAGGCCTTCGCCGCGAAGCCGGTGCACAGCACCACGAACCGGGTGCGCAGCACGTCGCCGCCGTCGGTGCGCAGCTCCCAGCACCGC
This portion of the Actinomarinicola tropica genome encodes:
- a CDS encoding flavin-containing monooxygenase, producing the protein MSEPDHDVVIVGAGFAGLYQLHHLRQLGLRVTLIEAGTGLGGIWYWNCYPGARVDSHVPLYEYSDEAIWRDWYWDERFPDWQALRRYFDHVDSVWGLRDDIRFQTRVSGGTWHEDERCWELRTDGGDVLRTRFVVLCTGFAAKAYVPDFPGLDTFAGEWSHTAHWPQGGVDLTGRNVAVVGTGASGVQVIQEAARVAEHVTVFQRTPILALAMQQRRLTREGQDEAKAHYPEIFERRTQTNSGFAYPERGVNTFDVSEAERLETYERLWQEGGFAFWAGGYSDLLIDEAANRTAYDFWRSKVHERVHDPAVAEILAPTEPPHPFGVKRPSLEQWYFDAFNQDNVDLVDLRATPIEAITTTGVRTTDGEHPCDLLVMATGFDAVTGGLVSIDLRGSDGESLRDHWAGGVRTHLGLASHGFPNLVYLYGPQSPSGFCNGPTCAEVQGDWVVELMTHLRDTGTTRIEPTADAEEEWRAMVHGIAEMTLFPRADSWYMGANIPGKPREMLNWPGGLQLYLASCRDAAAAGYRGFELSASA
- a CDS encoding AMP-binding protein, whose amino-acid sequence is MTADETAPAWQYADVWDVIAECRPGAAALIHGDRRTTWAEFRDRAARLGRSLVSGGAARGDRVAQYLYNCPEYLEVSYATYQAGLTPVNTNYRYRADELRYLWDNADAVAVVFHGSFADTVDQVRADVPTVRRWLWVDDGGGDCPPWAEPYEDVVGAGADGPYRAPWGRSGDDIVMIYTGGTTGMPKGVMWLHDDMYRSFNAIGDPDVADLEAIRARLAAGGDPPVGIPASPLMHATGYMFAKSMLVQGGTVVTLPDRRFDATALLDAIDREGVTAMAIVGDAFALPMLEALDAATGRWDLSSLQLLVSAGVMWSAEVKAGLARHLPTTLFADLLGSTEAHGLGSSVSGAGTDPSTATFSLGAHAMVIDPDAGTVVGPGGTGMVAVAGPCPIGYHKDPEKTAATFRIVDGQRVSVPGDWARVEGDGRITLLGRGSLCINTAGEKVFPEEVEEALETHPAVRDSTVVGVPDTKYGQAVAAVVALRDGADVTPDELIAHVKGRLAGYKAPRHVVVVPDVGRAPNGKADYAGAKRLVLDHLGDAP
- a CDS encoding TetR/AcrR family transcriptional regulator, with product MPAGAGRPRGEQEVKHAVLEAASALFAEKGPSATSLREIAQAAGVNHGLIHRHFGSKQRLVRAVHDHLAARLASTEPFREASVPAALDAFHALEGNRTYWMVLTRAMLDGELADVLGSDLAGGHRMVETLRDALGDEAPVDASDLMAMAFAFSFGWLLLRDFIQAATGAGDDVPEQWFAAMATLLERQGRPAH
- a CDS encoding zinc-dependent alcohol dehydrogenase, with the protein product MNATAMVLERPHTLVPRTLPLPDIGEDDALLRVEACGLCGTDHEQYSGQLHPGHAFVPGHEAVGVIEEIGPVAAERWGVSQGQRVAVEVFQSCRECDACRSGAYRRCERNGLATMYGFVSVNTGPGLWGGYATHQYLGPDSMVLPVPDGLDPVVATLFNPLGAGIRWGATVPGTGPGDAVAVLGCGVRGLSAAVAAKEAGAEFVMVTGAGERDRPRLDAAPSFGADLVVDITEQDPVEAFRSATGRPGASVIVDVTAKAPQVVAQAVQLAATGGRIVIAGTRGGGGAPGFEPDHVVYKELRIEGALGVDVVAYRAALDLLASGRYPFEQLDRATVGLGGVEELLQTMAGERGMPPIHGVVVPTV